A window of the Candidatus Liberibacter solanacearum CLso-ZC1 genome harbors these coding sequences:
- a CDS encoding 3'(2'),5'-bisphosphate nucleotidase CysQ: MDTSFMYEWEKDLDIVRSAVQGASAIAMRYFLHSPNVWWKNEGSSPVCDADIAVNDYLESFLRPLRPSYGWLSEETDDDLQRLNCETLFVVDPIDGTRAFIDGRKEWCISVAVVHRGRPVTSVVHASAFDKEFFVSVGMKPICNGKNISVASSAIGDCLMVMAGDFLLKGLESYIHFQQKPCVSSLCLRLVMVASGEIDAVIVNRNSNDWDLAAADLLLQCAGGELVDVDGKLLTYNRSQVSHDVLFASTKCHFASFKPHLSTL; encoded by the coding sequence ATGGATACGAGTTTTATGTATGAATGGGAAAAAGACCTTGATATAGTTAGATCAGCGGTTCAAGGAGCCAGTGCGATAGCTATGCGGTATTTCCTTCACTCTCCTAATGTTTGGTGGAAGAACGAAGGATCTTCTCCGGTATGTGATGCTGATATTGCCGTCAATGATTATCTTGAATCATTTTTAAGGCCTTTGCGTCCTTCGTATGGATGGCTTTCTGAAGAAACGGATGATGATCTACAGCGGTTAAATTGTGAGACTCTTTTTGTAGTTGATCCTATCGATGGGACAAGAGCATTTATTGATGGTAGAAAAGAATGGTGTATTAGCGTTGCAGTTGTTCATCGCGGTCGTCCTGTGACTAGTGTGGTGCATGCGTCAGCTTTTGATAAGGAATTTTTTGTTTCTGTTGGGATGAAACCAATTTGTAATGGGAAAAATATATCTGTTGCTTCTTCCGCAATAGGAGATTGTTTAATGGTAATGGCAGGGGATTTTTTATTAAAGGGACTAGAATCTTATATTCACTTCCAACAAAAACCTTGTGTATCATCGTTGTGTTTACGATTAGTTATGGTTGCAAGTGGGGAAATAGATGCCGTTATTGTTAATCGAAATTCTAATGATTGGGATCTTGCCGCTGCTGACTTATTGCTTCAATGTGCTGGAGGTGAACTAGTTGATGTGGATGGAAAATTATTAACATATAACCGTTCTCAGGTCAGTCATGACGTATTATTTGCTTCTACTAAATGTCATTTTGCGTCTTTTAAACCGCATTTATCAACTTTATAG
- the pdxA gene encoding 4-hydroxythreonine-4-phosphate dehydrogenase PdxA has protein sequence MDKSFFSLPLILTQGDPAGIGPDISLKAWANRRIRSIPPFIYIGDPDVLNERAKQLNLNIPLYETDCAHAVSSFEKALPIISSPCGFKIITGIPQPKTASNTIANIEKAVSLTLSGQALAMVTNPVSKFLLYKEKFNFLGHTEFLAELAKKNTGITYKPVMMLSNPQLRTVPVTIHIPLANIVHILSKKLIIETCHTVHNAMEKNFKINHPRIAISGLNPHAGENATIGMEEKDIISPAIVQLKKENKNIIGPLPADSMFHHSARQNYDVAICMYHDQALIPVKTLSFNQTVNITLGLPFIRTSPDHGTAFDIAGGPNVHEESLVSALKIAAQLGYQKNSL, from the coding sequence ATGGACAAATCTTTTTTTTCGTTGCCTCTTATCCTTACGCAAGGAGATCCTGCGGGCATTGGCCCTGATATATCTCTTAAAGCATGGGCAAATCGTCGAATAAGATCAATCCCTCCTTTTATTTATATTGGAGATCCAGACGTATTAAATGAGCGAGCAAAACAACTTAACCTTAATATTCCTCTCTATGAAACAGATTGTGCGCATGCGGTTTCATCTTTTGAAAAAGCATTGCCAATCATTAGTTCTCCATGTGGTTTTAAAATTATAACAGGAATACCCCAGCCCAAAACGGCATCTAATACTATTGCTAATATTGAAAAAGCTGTTTCTCTCACTCTATCTGGCCAGGCACTAGCAATGGTTACCAATCCAGTTTCAAAGTTTTTATTATATAAAGAAAAATTCAATTTTCTTGGACATACAGAATTTTTAGCTGAGCTAGCAAAAAAAAACACAGGTATAACTTATAAACCAGTTATGATGTTGTCTAATCCACAATTGCGAACTGTCCCAGTAACAATCCACATACCGCTTGCAAATATTGTCCATATTCTATCAAAAAAATTAATTATAGAAACATGCCACACTGTTCATAACGCAATGGAAAAAAACTTTAAAATCAACCATCCTCGTATTGCTATATCAGGTCTCAATCCACATGCGGGAGAAAATGCAACTATTGGCATGGAAGAAAAAGATATAATTTCTCCAGCCATTGTGCAATTGAAAAAAGAAAACAAGAATATTATAGGACCCCTTCCCGCCGACAGCATGTTTCATCATAGTGCCCGCCAAAACTATGACGTCGCTATATGTATGTACCATGATCAAGCTCTTATTCCAGTTAAAACTCTTAGTTTTAATCAAACGGTCAACATCACACTCGGCTTGCCTTTCATACGCACATCCCCTGATCACGGCACTGCCTTTGACATTGCAGGAGGCCCTAATGTTCATGAAGAAAGCCTAGTTTCGGCTCTTAAAATCGCTGCACAACTTGGATATCAAAAGAACTCATTGTGA
- the mutL gene encoding DNA mismatch repair endonuclease MutL, translating into MKIRKLSEKIVNQIAAGEIIERPAIAIKELIENSLDAESTCIETVISGGGKSFFQITDNGFGMTSEEIQMAVQRHCTSKIFDNFSNICTFGFRGEALPSIGAVAHLTLMSRSPQNNTGAQITISGEKISSVRPVAMNPGTIVEVRDLFFTIPARLNFLKSEQIETNLIANVIRRMAIAYPAVRFTFSTTKNNRYTMDFKSTDGNFPDRISQVIGEDFINNAVEINETSPNITLRGYAGIPTFNRGNANQLYVFVNGRIIQDKLILSTIRIAYSETIPLRRYPVIVLLLEINPTQVDVNVHPAKSDVRFRDPSMVRNFIIQSIQKSINKKRNFTSSILSNKMISSFHQENAEKFRPITYEHKAIPSHSQEKLVLQENNLSTKELLTTNNKYFMDDNSINDTTTSNYPLGMACAQIHQNYIISQTYDELIIVDQHAAHERLIFEKMRQDFNINDKITSQTLLIPEIIDLLEGECALILEHDEDLRRLGVTVERFGLNAIAIREIPAILSKNNVSQLLRDIVDEIIENNTKNNLTDKIDKILATMACYGSIRSGRKMHLTEMNRLLREMEQNNNSSQCNHGRPTFIKLKLSDIEKLFGR; encoded by the coding sequence ATGAAAATTAGAAAACTTTCTGAAAAAATCGTTAATCAAATCGCTGCTGGTGAAATTATTGAAAGACCTGCTATTGCTATCAAAGAATTAATAGAAAATTCTCTTGATGCAGAATCTACTTGCATTGAAACTGTGATTTCAGGGGGAGGAAAATCCTTCTTTCAGATCACTGACAATGGTTTCGGCATGACATCGGAAGAAATCCAAATGGCAGTACAACGCCATTGTACATCGAAAATATTTGATAATTTTTCCAATATATGCACATTTGGTTTCAGAGGAGAAGCACTTCCTTCAATCGGCGCTGTAGCTCATCTTACGTTGATGAGTCGTTCTCCTCAAAATAACACTGGCGCACAAATCACCATTTCTGGAGAAAAAATATCCTCTGTTCGTCCTGTTGCTATGAATCCTGGTACTATTGTAGAAGTTCGAGATCTTTTTTTTACAATACCTGCAAGATTAAATTTTTTAAAAAGCGAACAGATAGAAACTAACTTAATTGCTAATGTCATCCGACGCATGGCCATTGCTTATCCCGCAGTACGATTCACATTTTCAACGACTAAGAATAATCGTTATACAATGGATTTTAAATCTACTGATGGCAATTTCCCCGATCGTATTTCTCAGGTCATTGGAGAAGATTTTATTAACAATGCAGTTGAAATAAATGAAACATCCCCTAATATTACCCTTCGGGGATACGCAGGCATTCCTACTTTTAATCGAGGAAATGCAAATCAATTATATGTTTTTGTCAATGGTAGAATTATTCAAGATAAATTGATTCTTTCAACAATTCGAATAGCTTATTCTGAAACTATACCACTAAGACGCTATCCTGTTATTGTGCTTTTATTAGAGATTAATCCAACACAAGTAGACGTCAACGTCCATCCTGCAAAATCTGATGTCCGTTTTCGTGATCCTTCTATGGTACGTAATTTTATTATTCAAAGCATTCAGAAATCAATTAATAAGAAAAGAAACTTCACTTCTTCTATTCTTTCTAATAAAATGATTTCTTCTTTTCATCAAGAAAATGCAGAAAAATTTCGCCCTATAACATATGAACATAAGGCTATACCCTCACATTCTCAAGAAAAACTTGTACTTCAAGAAAATAATTTATCTACAAAAGAGTTGTTAACTACTAATAATAAATATTTTATGGATGATAATTCTATTAACGATACCACAACATCAAATTATCCGCTTGGGATGGCATGTGCACAAATTCACCAAAATTATATTATTTCTCAAACCTACGATGAATTAATCATTGTTGATCAACACGCTGCACATGAGCGACTCATTTTTGAAAAAATGCGACAGGATTTTAATATAAATGATAAAATTACTTCGCAAACGTTATTAATACCAGAAATAATTGATCTTCTTGAAGGGGAATGTGCACTAATCTTAGAGCATGATGAAGATCTTCGTCGACTAGGAGTAACAGTTGAACGTTTTGGACTTAATGCCATTGCTATTCGTGAGATCCCTGCAATTCTTTCTAAAAACAATGTCTCACAACTCTTACGAGATATTGTTGATGAAATTATAGAAAACAATACGAAGAATAATTTGACCGATAAAATAGATAAAATTCTTGCAACCATGGCTTGCTATGGATCTATCCGTTCAGGGAGAAAAATGCATCTTACAGAAATGAATAGATTATTAAGAGAAATGGAACAAAATAATAATAGTAGTCAGTGTAATCATGGACGCCCTACTTTTATCAAACTTAAATTATCTGATATAGAAAAATTATTTGGACGTTAA
- the lpxK gene encoding tetraacyldisaccharide 4'-kinase, protein MIKTPLFWWKSQGLCSLFLYPISLIYGAISSIRMKYGQRWNAPIPIICVGGFVMGGTGKTPTALALASAVIDKNLKPGFLSRGYGRKSTLSLRVDLEKHGAYDVGDEPLLLAQRATVVVTNDRKMGVKMLLQERVDIIIMDDGFHSADLRADFSLIVVDSHRGLGNGLVFPAGPLRVPLSRQLLYVDAILYVGDTKNIIPSIKNKLIYFSKLEPRLKFDFSKTRVLAFSGIADTKKFFTTIQKLGAIIEKHYSFGDHAHLSDKKIECILDQAQQDNLVLVTTEKDAMRLYKRSGIAEKLLSISIVIGVDMIFQDPTNLSDIVDKTILSFDNRNSCI, encoded by the coding sequence ATGATTAAGACTCCGTTATTTTGGTGGAAATCACAAGGGTTGTGTTCATTATTTCTTTATCCCATCTCTTTAATTTATGGTGCTATTTCATCGATACGTATGAAATATGGTCAGCGTTGGAATGCTCCAATTCCTATTATTTGTGTTGGTGGTTTTGTTATGGGGGGGACAGGAAAGACGCCTACTGCGTTGGCACTTGCTTCAGCCGTCATTGATAAAAATCTCAAACCAGGCTTTTTATCACGTGGATATGGTCGAAAATCAACTCTATCTCTTCGTGTTGATTTAGAAAAACATGGAGCTTATGATGTTGGAGATGAGCCACTTTTGCTCGCCCAACGAGCAACAGTCGTTGTTACGAATGATCGAAAAATGGGAGTTAAAATGTTACTCCAAGAAAGAGTGGATATTATCATTATGGATGATGGTTTCCATTCTGCTGATTTACGAGCAGATTTCTCTCTTATAGTGGTGGATTCTCATCGTGGATTAGGGAACGGATTAGTATTTCCAGCAGGACCTTTAAGAGTTCCGTTGTCAAGACAACTTTTGTATGTTGATGCTATTCTTTATGTAGGTGATACAAAAAATATAATTCCTAGCATTAAGAATAAACTTATTTATTTTTCTAAATTAGAACCACGTTTAAAATTTGACTTTTCTAAGACAAGAGTTCTTGCTTTTTCTGGTATTGCAGATACAAAAAAATTTTTTACTACTATTCAAAAATTAGGTGCAATTATTGAAAAACATTACTCTTTTGGAGATCATGCGCATCTTAGCGACAAGAAGATAGAGTGTATTCTTGATCAAGCTCAACAGGATAACTTAGTTTTGGTAACGACTGAGAAAGATGCAATGCGTTTATACAAACGTTCTGGAATAGCTGAAAAACTTTTGTCTATAAGTATAGTCATTGGAGTCGATATGATTTTTCAAGACCCAACTAATCTTTCAGATATAGTTGATAAGACGATTCTTTCTTTTGATAATAGAAATTCATGTATTTAA
- the rsmA gene encoding 16S rRNA (adenine(1518)-N(6)/adenine(1519)-N(6))-dimethyltransferase RsmA: MISKNKKNSLKNILSRYDIVPHKNMGQNFLFDINLLKKIATTSGSLNGVTAIEIGPGPGNLTQILLELGAQKVIVVEKDPQFLPILNNISLQYPNRLEIIQGDALKIDFKELSHIPAPIRIISNLPYNIGTRLLFNWITSSTWPPFWESLTLLFQKEVGKRITAQKNDPHYGRLSILTSWRTKAKIMFDIPPHVFFPKPKITSTVVHFTPHLNPIPCCLESLKKITQEAFGKRRKTLRQSLKPLEGENLLRQAGIESSLRAENLSIEDFCRITNIFSENNNVS; this comes from the coding sequence ATGATCTCAAAAAATAAAAAAAATTCCCTCAAAAATATTCTCTCTCGTTACGATATTGTACCTCATAAAAACATGGGACAAAATTTTCTTTTTGATATCAATTTGCTTAAAAAAATTGCAACAACATCCGGTTCATTGAATGGTGTTACCGCTATAGAAATTGGACCAGGACCAGGAAACTTAACTCAGATTCTGCTTGAACTAGGAGCGCAAAAAGTCATCGTTGTAGAAAAAGATCCACAGTTTTTGCCAATTTTAAACAATATTTCTTTACAATATCCCAATCGACTAGAAATCATACAAGGCGATGCCTTGAAAATTGACTTCAAAGAATTATCGCACATCCCTGCCCCTATTCGCATCATTTCAAATCTTCCATATAATATTGGAACACGGTTATTATTTAACTGGATTACTTCTTCTACTTGGCCACCTTTTTGGGAATCATTAACACTACTTTTTCAAAAAGAAGTAGGAAAACGTATAACAGCTCAAAAAAATGATCCTCATTATGGAAGATTAAGTATCCTCACCAGTTGGAGGACAAAAGCCAAGATAATGTTTGATATTCCTCCTCATGTTTTTTTCCCTAAACCTAAAATAACATCAACTGTTGTTCACTTCACTCCACATTTAAATCCTATCCCCTGCTGCCTAGAATCTCTTAAAAAAATCACTCAAGAAGCTTTTGGGAAAAGACGAAAAACACTAAGACAAAGTTTAAAACCACTAGAAGGTGAAAATTTATTGCGCCAAGCAGGAATAGAATCAAGCCTCAGAGCTGAAAATCTTTCCATAGAAGATTTTTGCCGTATCACAAATATATTTTCTGAAAATAACAATGTTTCGTGA
- a CDS encoding LptF/LptG family permease — MGILWRYFFKYYLKITCYFILGITVVIFVVDLNEVQVNMSELPGYSTSRGAMLSVTRLPLIIQQTIPFISLIVSMIVFFNLNRTNELVITRAVGVSIWQLLSPFTTGSFLLGMFTILVINPMAVSGEKMGISMVNNWRTHDQKTLEIIPWIHIENKKEDFFIGAKKILPEKNILEDFTFITVNKENDTIFRQDAHFAIVQKNNIYLKEVVEYKYGALPVFKNSTILNIAIKMNYFQKFTEQFTSHSFYEIIKKVIFSHQSSVFRNYFSETQFYFMISIPFMLVAMTLIAAAVSLEFNRSNQPRIIVTYGVCAGFMLYTIITLMKSFGKSGILLPFAAALIPIISIICLSIFILLKKEDG; from the coding sequence TTGGGCATCTTATGGCGGTATTTTTTCAAATACTATCTGAAAATTACCTGTTATTTTATATTGGGCATTACCGTAGTAATTTTCGTCGTTGACTTGAACGAAGTACAAGTTAACATGAGTGAGCTTCCTGGATACAGCACATCCCGCGGGGCTATGTTATCAGTCACACGTTTACCATTAATCATCCAACAAACCATTCCATTTATAAGCTTAATTGTTAGTATGATTGTTTTTTTTAATCTTAATAGAACGAATGAATTAGTTATAACGCGCGCCGTAGGAGTTTCTATATGGCAATTGCTATCTCCTTTTACAACTGGATCTTTTTTATTAGGAATGTTTACAATATTAGTTATCAATCCAATGGCTGTTTCCGGAGAAAAAATGGGAATATCTATGGTCAACAACTGGAGAACTCATGATCAAAAAACACTAGAGATAATTCCTTGGATTCATATAGAAAATAAAAAAGAAGATTTCTTCATAGGTGCAAAAAAAATATTGCCAGAAAAAAATATTTTAGAAGATTTCACTTTTATCACGGTTAATAAAGAAAACGATACTATTTTTCGACAGGATGCTCATTTCGCTATTGTGCAAAAGAATAATATCTATCTTAAAGAAGTAGTGGAATACAAATATGGAGCTCTCCCTGTTTTTAAAAATTCAACGATACTCAATATCGCTATCAAAATGAATTATTTTCAGAAATTTACCGAACAATTCACATCTCATTCTTTCTACGAAATCATCAAAAAAGTCATTTTTTCTCATCAATCGAGTGTTTTTCGAAATTATTTTTCAGAAACTCAATTCTATTTTATGATATCTATACCTTTCATGCTTGTTGCAATGACGTTGATAGCCGCTGCTGTCTCTTTAGAATTTAACCGATCTAATCAACCTCGCATTATCGTCACATATGGGGTATGTGCTGGATTTATGCTTTATACAATTATAACGCTTATGAAATCATTTGGGAAAAGCGGCATTTTACTTCCTTTTGCCGCCGCATTAATTCCCATTATTTCTATAATTTGTCTGAGTATATTTATTCTTCTTAAAAAAGAGGATGGTTAA
- a CDS encoding 3-deoxy-D-manno-octulosonic acid transferase, with protein MPFLSFYLHFQKLFDKEKATIGIEKLGYPSSFRPMGPLIWFHAVSVGETIALIGLIRAIRNRNINVLLTTRTLTSARVARKYLGQEVIHQYAPFDIQPVLLRFLKYWHPDYFILSESEIWPLTVFELSKKRIPQIIVNARMSDRSFRNWRILPYFSKKIFSQFSLVVVQSESDFIHYKELGTKKLVVSGNLKVDIVPLPCDDKLLSVYQKEIAGRCTWAAISTFEGEEDAAVYVHNLIRSRQDILTILVPRHPERCNAIERRLVSKGLKVARHTRRDALSADVDIFLGDTIGEMGLYLRMTEIAFVGRSLSSNGGQNPLEPAMLGCAILSGPNVENFRNIYQKMVSSGAVRIIEDVEKLASMVHSLLSDPTMRDEMINTAMNEVKKMQGPLKITLCALDPYISSLVLQPHLLSQELYCGR; from the coding sequence ATGCCTTTTCTATCGTTTTATCTACATTTTCAGAAATTATTTGATAAGGAAAAAGCCACAATAGGGATAGAGAAGTTAGGTTATCCTAGTTCTTTTCGTCCTATGGGTCCGCTTATTTGGTTTCATGCTGTAAGTGTTGGAGAAACTATAGCGCTTATCGGACTTATTCGTGCGATACGAAATCGTAATATTAATGTTTTATTAACGACGAGAACTCTCACCTCTGCTAGAGTAGCGCGAAAATATTTGGGTCAAGAAGTAATCCATCAATACGCTCCTTTTGATATACAGCCTGTTCTTTTGCGTTTTTTAAAATATTGGCATCCAGATTATTTCATATTGTCGGAATCAGAAATATGGCCATTAACTGTCTTTGAATTATCTAAGAAACGCATTCCTCAGATTATCGTTAATGCACGCATGTCTGATCGTTCTTTTAGAAATTGGCGTATTCTTCCTTATTTTTCAAAAAAAATTTTTAGTCAATTTTCTTTGGTTGTTGTTCAATCTGAGAGTGATTTTATACATTATAAAGAGTTAGGGACAAAGAAATTAGTTGTATCCGGTAATCTTAAAGTAGATATCGTCCCCCTTCCATGTGATGATAAATTACTTTCTGTATATCAGAAAGAAATTGCAGGACGATGTACTTGGGCAGCAATTTCAACTTTTGAAGGGGAAGAAGATGCAGCGGTATATGTTCATAATTTGATTAGATCTCGTCAGGATATTCTAACTATCCTCGTGCCGCGTCATCCTGAGCGTTGTAATGCGATAGAACGAAGACTCGTTTCTAAAGGACTAAAAGTTGCTCGACATACTCGAAGAGATGCTTTGAGTGCAGATGTAGATATCTTTTTAGGGGATACGATTGGTGAAATGGGTCTTTATTTGCGTATGACTGAAATTGCTTTTGTAGGTCGATCTTTATCTTCTAATGGAGGGCAAAATCCTCTTGAACCAGCTATGCTTGGCTGTGCTATTCTATCCGGTCCGAATGTAGAAAATTTTCGAAATATTTATCAAAAAATGGTATCTTCTGGTGCTGTGCGGATAATAGAAGATGTTGAAAAATTGGCTAGTATGGTACATTCGTTGCTATCTGATCCCACAATGCGAGATGAAATGATTAATACGGCTATGAATGAAGTAAAAAAGATGCAGGGTCCTCTTAAAATAACGTTATGTGCCTTAGATCCTTATATTAGTTCTCTTGTTTTGCAACCTCATTTGTTGTCTCAGGAATTGTATTGTGGTAGATAA
- a CDS encoding LPS-assembly protein LptD gives MVKVQYSYKFLVTIIIFLALSTIFTVAQEETSSNKKVINNSSPNKNDREYILDNNLLVSSDTLVFDLNKTTIKGKIKIEYNGYHMFADHIMLNRQNKRIVANGGIKIIKPNKHIIHAEYLNITQDFKNGIIKNLTIDLPNKTYITASKAKLINEKNTIFTQGTYTACAKCVQSPNSPLFWMVKSKKIILNRQTHMIRLEKTYLEFFGYPVIYLPMIEIPDETVTRKTGLLTPIFSIGSMQKFGFGIPYYVVISDSSDATITFSPYPRKGILNEIEVRKCFKSGMHTLHAAYMYNAFNVANNQEEPRHQAMLSSIAKFQINPIWNFGWNLTAQTPHQTSYIYYSSPLSLKTKENKIYLTGTGEKNSIDIRALHYYTQGSLSPRESQLTQANVYPLIDYLYVNPQYSKREELSITGNITAISRAEPKTIVNSTNPYEIRFPYGLNKRLSMDLDFKRNFITPLGISLTPLLNLRGDLHSLSSKKDSLNHSLLRDNKNFIVRGMTTLGIDIRYPIVAITQASRHVLEGISQVYLGTNEQSIKNIPNEDAQSLMLNSTSLFTRNKFSGFDRIEGGSRANIGVRYTGVFKDKFTIHGILGQSIHLFGKNSFSLPDPIGIEQNSGLEDKLSDYVGAAKLSLPSNIMLSIQALINQKKLTVRRMDTSIDYTLNSFQSSLNFTHIPRYSLYHHNDVRDMVQSKVKFKINNVFSANASLKWNINNQNANYIPSHSIGLSYQNDCTTFNISYNNLSSKINNYTIKAELSLRTIGEIESSP, from the coding sequence ATGGTTAAGGTGCAATACAGTTATAAATTTTTAGTAACCATAATAATATTTCTAGCGCTTAGTACAATCTTTACAGTCGCTCAAGAAGAGACGTCATCAAATAAAAAGGTTATTAATAATTCTTCCCCTAATAAAAATGATCGGGAATACATTCTTGACAACAACCTACTGGTATCGTCAGATACGCTTGTATTTGATCTTAACAAGACCACTATCAAGGGCAAAATAAAGATAGAATATAATGGTTATCATATGTTTGCCGATCATATAATGCTGAATCGTCAGAATAAAAGAATTGTTGCTAATGGCGGTATTAAAATTATTAAACCTAATAAACATATAATACATGCAGAATACCTTAATATAACTCAAGATTTTAAAAATGGTATCATTAAAAATCTCACTATTGATTTACCTAACAAAACCTATATTACCGCATCAAAAGCAAAGCTCATAAATGAAAAAAATACTATTTTTACTCAAGGCACATATACTGCTTGCGCTAAATGTGTCCAATCACCCAATTCCCCTCTTTTTTGGATGGTGAAATCTAAAAAAATTATACTCAATAGACAAACGCATATGATACGCTTAGAAAAAACGTATTTAGAATTCTTTGGATATCCTGTAATCTATCTTCCTATGATTGAAATTCCAGATGAAACCGTAACGCGGAAAACAGGGCTTCTGACACCAATATTTTCCATTGGATCAATGCAAAAATTTGGATTTGGAATACCCTATTATGTAGTTATATCTGATAGTTCAGACGCAACCATTACTTTTTCTCCTTATCCTCGAAAAGGGATTTTAAATGAAATCGAAGTTCGTAAATGCTTTAAAAGTGGTATGCATACATTGCACGCTGCGTATATGTATAATGCATTTAATGTTGCTAATAATCAAGAAGAACCACGCCATCAAGCAATGTTATCATCCATTGCAAAATTCCAAATAAATCCTATATGGAATTTTGGATGGAACCTCACTGCACAAACTCCTCACCAAACTTCCTATATCTACTATTCATCCCCCCTTTCCCTAAAAACAAAAGAAAATAAAATTTATCTTACAGGGACAGGGGAAAAAAATAGCATTGATATACGAGCATTACACTATTACACACAGGGATCACTCTCACCGCGAGAATCACAACTTACACAAGCTAATGTTTATCCTTTAATAGACTATCTCTACGTTAATCCCCAATATTCTAAAAGAGAAGAACTATCAATTACTGGGAATATTACCGCAATATCTCGTGCAGAACCAAAAACTATTGTTAATTCAACGAATCCTTATGAAATAAGGTTTCCTTATGGCTTAAATAAAAGATTAAGCATGGATTTGGACTTTAAACGTAATTTTATAACGCCTCTCGGCATATCTTTAACCCCCCTTTTAAATCTAAGAGGAGATCTTCATAGTCTTTCTAGTAAAAAAGATTCCTTAAATCATAGTCTCTTACGAGATAATAAAAATTTTATTGTACGTGGCATGACAACCCTAGGAATCGATATACGATATCCAATTGTTGCTATCACACAAGCATCGCGACATGTTTTGGAAGGAATATCGCAAGTTTACCTAGGAACAAACGAACAATCTATCAAAAATATACCTAATGAAGATGCCCAAAGCCTTATGCTTAACTCTACATCTCTCTTTACGCGAAATAAATTTTCAGGTTTTGATCGGATAGAAGGCGGAAGCCGTGCTAATATAGGAGTACGCTATACAGGAGTTTTTAAAGATAAATTTACAATTCACGGAATATTAGGACAGTCGATTCATTTGTTTGGGAAAAATTCTTTTTCTTTGCCAGATCCTATCGGAATAGAACAAAACTCAGGACTTGAAGATAAATTATCTGATTATGTTGGGGCAGCAAAACTATCTCTTCCTTCTAATATCATGCTTTCTATTCAAGCTTTGATTAACCAGAAAAAATTAACTGTACGCCGCATGGATACAAGTATTGACTATACTTTGAATTCATTCCAAAGTAGCTTGAATTTTACACATATTCCCCGATATTCTTTGTATCATCACAATGATGTCCGCGATATGGTTCAATCCAAAGTAAAATTTAAAATAAACAATGTTTTTTCTGCAAACGCATCTTTAAAATGGAATATAAATAATCAGAATGCTAACTATATCCCATCCCATTCAATTGGATTGTCTTATCAAAATGACTGTACTACCTTTAATATTTCTTATAACAATCTATCGTCAAAAATAAATAATTATACAATTAAGGCTGAATTATCCCTTAGAACCATTGGAGAAATCGAATCGTCTCCTTAG
- a CDS encoding DUF2093 domain-containing protein, which translates to MYNKIDSNENEAVIQYKDGTFKVIRPGTYVICAITGQRIPLQKLCYWNVDRQVPYADSKSSLEAERRAGTIVD; encoded by the coding sequence ATGTATAATAAAATTGACTCGAATGAAAATGAAGCAGTCATTCAATATAAAGATGGCACATTTAAGGTTATACGTCCTGGAACATATGTAATATGTGCAATTACAGGACAACGTATTCCTTTACAAAAACTTTGTTATTGGAATGTTGATAGACAAGTTCCTTATGCCGATTCAAAATCTTCTTTAGAAGCCGAAAGACGTGCTGGCACAATTGTTGATTAA
- a CDS encoding DUF4170 domain-containing protein translates to MIVTKDIDKEQALYLVFGGELEEITKKKIRNLDDIDVVGIFSSYSSAYDAWKEKSQQTVDNALMRYFVVDISRFPYCDLEKK, encoded by the coding sequence ATGATTGTGACTAAAGATATCGATAAAGAGCAAGCTTTATATCTTGTATTTGGTGGAGAGTTAGAAGAAATCACAAAGAAAAAAATTCGTAATCTTGATGATATAGATGTTGTCGGAATATTTTCTAGCTATTCTAGCGCTTACGATGCTTGGAAGGAAAAATCTCAACAGACAGTCGATAATGCATTAATGCGTTATTTTGTCGTAGATATTTCTCGTTTTCCGTATTGTGATTTGGAAAAAAAATAG